Proteins encoded by one window of Xiphias gladius isolate SHS-SW01 ecotype Sanya breed wild chromosome 15, ASM1685928v1, whole genome shotgun sequence:
- the cpz gene encoding carboxypeptidase Z isoform X1, translating into MHGGLLVLLLCLAGSGRCAPRESCEPGDETSEKCGNSVHEEKPTCTELNLGYCNDMGYSRTMFPNILGHQSQLEAESGSEYLLLSVIHGLLNGECSPEIRLVGCSVLAFPCQDDKTIKPCRSTCEALRKDCFHAFEAIEMAWPYFLDCDRFFASDQEGCFDPLAGMKAQQEIAMSSLSPEEPSTIIQFTYTSNAQMYSLLKRTAAKCSHISHVYSIGRSSEGKDLLVIEFTNNPGQHELLEPEIKLVGNMHGNEVLGRQLLIYLAQYLCSEYILGNQRIQTIINTTRIHILASMNPDGYDLAASEVEDNSDPELSNQEGHLLNAWTNGRTNSQNIDLNRNFPDLTSIFYRNRRSRHYRIDHIPIPDAYWFGKVAPETYGVMKWIRSLPFVQSASLHGGELVVSYPFDFSRHTHEERMFSPTPDEQVFKQLARTYADAHATMSNNDTERCGASFYRTRGIINGALWYSFAGGMSDFNYLHTNCLEITVELGCDKFPSEAELYPEWKRNKEALLSFLESVHRGIKGVVTDVDGNGIKGATISVRGIRKAVTTAEDGDYWRLLNPGTHIMTATAKGYSRVSKRVHLPHHMIKPGRVDFVLEKVPVEPDIDDHLFPTVDTWDRFDPYNQFERYSEPDVREGGIERQEKPWWWNYFSQSGISPPHWLLRNV; encoded by the exons ATGCATGGGGGACTTTTGGTGCTGCTTCTTTGCTTGGCGGGGAGCGGCCGGTGCGCCCCGCGGGAGAGCTGCGAGCCGGGAGACGAGACTTCAG AAAAATGCGGGAACAGCGTACACGAAGAAAAAC CTACCTGTACAGAGCTGAACCTGGGCTACTGCAATGATATGGGATACTCTAG AACCATGTTCCCAAACATCCTTGGCCACCAGAGTCAGTTGGAGGCTGAATCAGGGTCCGAATATCTCCTTCTGAGTGTCATCCACGGCCTGCTCAATGGGGAGTGCTCCCCTGAGATACGTCTCGTGGGCTGCTCGGTACTCGCCTTTCCCTGCCAGGATGACAAGACGATCAAACCATGCCGCAGCACATGCGAGGCATTGAGGAAGGACTGTTTCCATGCCTTCGAGGCCATCGAAATGGCCTGGCCCTACTTTCTCGACTGCGACCGCTTTTTCGCCAGCGACCAAGAGGGCTGCTTTGACCCACTGGCAGGGATGAAAG CCCAACAGGAGATCGCAATGTCCAGCCTCTCTCCTGAAGAACCCAGCACCATCATACAGTTCACCTACACCTCTAATGCCCAGATGTACAGCTTACTGAAGAGAACAGCAGCCAAGTGTTCCCATATCTCTCATGTCTACAGCATCGGTCGCAGCTCTGAGGGCAAGGATTTGCTGGTTATTGAGTTCACCAACAACCCTGGGCAGCATGAGCTGT TGGAGCCAGAGATCAAGCTGGTGGGCAACATGCACGGCAACGAGGTGCTGGGACGCCAGCTGCTCATCTACCTGGCCCAGTACCTGTGTTCAGAGTACATTCTGGGGAACCAGCGAATTCAGACCATCATCAACACAACCCGCATCCATATTCTGGCCTCCATGAACCCCGATGGCTATGACCTGGCCGCCTCAGAGGTAGAGGATAACAGTGACCCGGAACTCAGCAACCAGGAA GGTCACTTGCTGAATGCTTGGACCAATGGTCGGACCAACTCCCAGAACATCGACCTGAACCGCAATTTTCCGGACCTCACCTCCATCTTCTACCGGAATCGCCGCAGCAGGCACTACCGCATTGACCACATTCCAATCCCCGACGCCTACTGGTTTGGAAAG GTGGCACCAGAGACCTATGGAGTGATGAAATGGATCAGGTCACTGCCCTTCGTGCAGTCTGCCAGCCTCCACGGAGGGGAGCTGGTGGTCTCCTATCCCTTCGACTTCTCTAGACACACTCATGAGGAGAGGATGTTCTCACCCACTCCAGACGAGCAG GTCTTCAAGCAGCTGGCTCGTACCTATGCGGACGCCCATGCCACCATGTCAAATAATGACACGGAGAGGTGTGGAGCCTCCTTTTACCGAACTAGGGGCATCATCAATGGGGCCCTGTGGTACAGTTTTGCTGGTG GCATGTCAGACTTCAACTACCTGCACACTAACTGTCTGGAGATCACTGTGGAGCTCGGCTGTGACAAGTTCCCCTCAGAGGCTGAGCTTTACCCAGAATGGAAGAGGAATAAGGAAGCTCTGCTCAGTTTTCTCGAGTCT GTCCATCGAGGGATAAAGGGAGTAGTTACGGATGTTGATGGCAATGGGATAAAAGGTGCTACTATCTCTGTCAGAGGGATCAGGAAAGCTGTCACCACAG CTGAGGATGGAGACTACTGGCGGCTGCTGAACCCCGGTACTCACATCATGACAGCCACAGCCAAGGGTTATTCCAGGGTCAGTAAGAGGGTTCATCTGCCTCACCATATGATAAAGCCTGGTCGTGTCGACTTTGTCTTGGAGAAG GTTCCCGTGGAGCCCGATATCGACGACCACCTCTTCCCCACAGTAGACACATGGGATCGATTTGACCCCTACAACCAGTTTGAGCGCTACAGCGAGCCAGACGTACGCGAAGGAGGGATAGAGCGGCAGGAGAAGCCCTGGTGGTGGAACTACTTCTCCCAATCTGGCATCTCACCTCCACACTGGCTGCTGCGAAATGTCTAG
- the cpz gene encoding carboxypeptidase Z isoform X2 encodes MQLRHLSSVCRAAEFMELQKPQTVHFHFETPATCTELNLGYCNDMGYSRTMFPNILGHQSQLEAESGSEYLLLSVIHGLLNGECSPEIRLVGCSVLAFPCQDDKTIKPCRSTCEALRKDCFHAFEAIEMAWPYFLDCDRFFASDQEGCFDPLAGMKAQQEIAMSSLSPEEPSTIIQFTYTSNAQMYSLLKRTAAKCSHISHVYSIGRSSEGKDLLVIEFTNNPGQHELLEPEIKLVGNMHGNEVLGRQLLIYLAQYLCSEYILGNQRIQTIINTTRIHILASMNPDGYDLAASEVEDNSDPELSNQEGHLLNAWTNGRTNSQNIDLNRNFPDLTSIFYRNRRSRHYRIDHIPIPDAYWFGKVAPETYGVMKWIRSLPFVQSASLHGGELVVSYPFDFSRHTHEERMFSPTPDEQVFKQLARTYADAHATMSNNDTERCGASFYRTRGIINGALWYSFAGGMSDFNYLHTNCLEITVELGCDKFPSEAELYPEWKRNKEALLSFLESVHRGIKGVVTDVDGNGIKGATISVRGIRKAVTTAEDGDYWRLLNPGTHIMTATAKGYSRVSKRVHLPHHMIKPGRVDFVLEKVPVEPDIDDHLFPTVDTWDRFDPYNQFERYSEPDVREGGIERQEKPWWWNYFSQSGISPPHWLLRNV; translated from the exons ATGCAGCTGCGGCATTTGAGCTCAGTCTGCAGGGCAGCAGAATTTATGGAGCTTCAGAAGCCCCAAActgtgcattttcattttgaaacacCAG CTACCTGTACAGAGCTGAACCTGGGCTACTGCAATGATATGGGATACTCTAG AACCATGTTCCCAAACATCCTTGGCCACCAGAGTCAGTTGGAGGCTGAATCAGGGTCCGAATATCTCCTTCTGAGTGTCATCCACGGCCTGCTCAATGGGGAGTGCTCCCCTGAGATACGTCTCGTGGGCTGCTCGGTACTCGCCTTTCCCTGCCAGGATGACAAGACGATCAAACCATGCCGCAGCACATGCGAGGCATTGAGGAAGGACTGTTTCCATGCCTTCGAGGCCATCGAAATGGCCTGGCCCTACTTTCTCGACTGCGACCGCTTTTTCGCCAGCGACCAAGAGGGCTGCTTTGACCCACTGGCAGGGATGAAAG CCCAACAGGAGATCGCAATGTCCAGCCTCTCTCCTGAAGAACCCAGCACCATCATACAGTTCACCTACACCTCTAATGCCCAGATGTACAGCTTACTGAAGAGAACAGCAGCCAAGTGTTCCCATATCTCTCATGTCTACAGCATCGGTCGCAGCTCTGAGGGCAAGGATTTGCTGGTTATTGAGTTCACCAACAACCCTGGGCAGCATGAGCTGT TGGAGCCAGAGATCAAGCTGGTGGGCAACATGCACGGCAACGAGGTGCTGGGACGCCAGCTGCTCATCTACCTGGCCCAGTACCTGTGTTCAGAGTACATTCTGGGGAACCAGCGAATTCAGACCATCATCAACACAACCCGCATCCATATTCTGGCCTCCATGAACCCCGATGGCTATGACCTGGCCGCCTCAGAGGTAGAGGATAACAGTGACCCGGAACTCAGCAACCAGGAA GGTCACTTGCTGAATGCTTGGACCAATGGTCGGACCAACTCCCAGAACATCGACCTGAACCGCAATTTTCCGGACCTCACCTCCATCTTCTACCGGAATCGCCGCAGCAGGCACTACCGCATTGACCACATTCCAATCCCCGACGCCTACTGGTTTGGAAAG GTGGCACCAGAGACCTATGGAGTGATGAAATGGATCAGGTCACTGCCCTTCGTGCAGTCTGCCAGCCTCCACGGAGGGGAGCTGGTGGTCTCCTATCCCTTCGACTTCTCTAGACACACTCATGAGGAGAGGATGTTCTCACCCACTCCAGACGAGCAG GTCTTCAAGCAGCTGGCTCGTACCTATGCGGACGCCCATGCCACCATGTCAAATAATGACACGGAGAGGTGTGGAGCCTCCTTTTACCGAACTAGGGGCATCATCAATGGGGCCCTGTGGTACAGTTTTGCTGGTG GCATGTCAGACTTCAACTACCTGCACACTAACTGTCTGGAGATCACTGTGGAGCTCGGCTGTGACAAGTTCCCCTCAGAGGCTGAGCTTTACCCAGAATGGAAGAGGAATAAGGAAGCTCTGCTCAGTTTTCTCGAGTCT GTCCATCGAGGGATAAAGGGAGTAGTTACGGATGTTGATGGCAATGGGATAAAAGGTGCTACTATCTCTGTCAGAGGGATCAGGAAAGCTGTCACCACAG CTGAGGATGGAGACTACTGGCGGCTGCTGAACCCCGGTACTCACATCATGACAGCCACAGCCAAGGGTTATTCCAGGGTCAGTAAGAGGGTTCATCTGCCTCACCATATGATAAAGCCTGGTCGTGTCGACTTTGTCTTGGAGAAG GTTCCCGTGGAGCCCGATATCGACGACCACCTCTTCCCCACAGTAGACACATGGGATCGATTTGACCCCTACAACCAGTTTGAGCGCTACAGCGAGCCAGACGTACGCGAAGGAGGGATAGAGCGGCAGGAGAAGCCCTGGTGGTGGAACTACTTCTCCCAATCTGGCATCTCACCTCCACACTGGCTGCTGCGAAATGTCTAG
- the cpz gene encoding carboxypeptidase Z isoform X3 — MHGGLLVLLLCLAGSGRCAPRESCEPGDETSEKCGNSVHEEKPTCTELNLGYCNDMGYSRTMFPNILGHQSQLEAESGSEYLLLSVIHGLLNGECSPEIRLVGCSVLAFPCQDDKTIKPCRSTCEALRKDCFHAFEAIEMAWPYFLDCDRFFASDQEGCFDPLAGMKAQQEIAMSSLSPEEPSTIIQFTYTSNAQMYSLLKRTAAKCSHISHVYSIGRSSEGKDLLVIEFTNNPGQHELLEPEIKLVGNMHGNEVLGRQLLIYLAQYLCSEYILGNQRIQTIINTTRIHILASMNPDGYDLAASEGHLLNAWTNGRTNSQNIDLNRNFPDLTSIFYRNRRSRHYRIDHIPIPDAYWFGKVAPETYGVMKWIRSLPFVQSASLHGGELVVSYPFDFSRHTHEERMFSPTPDEQVFKQLARTYADAHATMSNNDTERCGASFYRTRGIINGALWYSFAGGMSDFNYLHTNCLEITVELGCDKFPSEAELYPEWKRNKEALLSFLESVHRGIKGVVTDVDGNGIKGATISVRGIRKAVTTAEDGDYWRLLNPGTHIMTATAKGYSRVSKRVHLPHHMIKPGRVDFVLEKVPVEPDIDDHLFPTVDTWDRFDPYNQFERYSEPDVREGGIERQEKPWWWNYFSQSGISPPHWLLRNV; from the exons ATGCATGGGGGACTTTTGGTGCTGCTTCTTTGCTTGGCGGGGAGCGGCCGGTGCGCCCCGCGGGAGAGCTGCGAGCCGGGAGACGAGACTTCAG AAAAATGCGGGAACAGCGTACACGAAGAAAAAC CTACCTGTACAGAGCTGAACCTGGGCTACTGCAATGATATGGGATACTCTAG AACCATGTTCCCAAACATCCTTGGCCACCAGAGTCAGTTGGAGGCTGAATCAGGGTCCGAATATCTCCTTCTGAGTGTCATCCACGGCCTGCTCAATGGGGAGTGCTCCCCTGAGATACGTCTCGTGGGCTGCTCGGTACTCGCCTTTCCCTGCCAGGATGACAAGACGATCAAACCATGCCGCAGCACATGCGAGGCATTGAGGAAGGACTGTTTCCATGCCTTCGAGGCCATCGAAATGGCCTGGCCCTACTTTCTCGACTGCGACCGCTTTTTCGCCAGCGACCAAGAGGGCTGCTTTGACCCACTGGCAGGGATGAAAG CCCAACAGGAGATCGCAATGTCCAGCCTCTCTCCTGAAGAACCCAGCACCATCATACAGTTCACCTACACCTCTAATGCCCAGATGTACAGCTTACTGAAGAGAACAGCAGCCAAGTGTTCCCATATCTCTCATGTCTACAGCATCGGTCGCAGCTCTGAGGGCAAGGATTTGCTGGTTATTGAGTTCACCAACAACCCTGGGCAGCATGAGCTGT TGGAGCCAGAGATCAAGCTGGTGGGCAACATGCACGGCAACGAGGTGCTGGGACGCCAGCTGCTCATCTACCTGGCCCAGTACCTGTGTTCAGAGTACATTCTGGGGAACCAGCGAATTCAGACCATCATCAACACAACCCGCATCCATATTCTGGCCTCCATGAACCCCGATGGCTATGACCTGGCCGCCTCAGAG GGTCACTTGCTGAATGCTTGGACCAATGGTCGGACCAACTCCCAGAACATCGACCTGAACCGCAATTTTCCGGACCTCACCTCCATCTTCTACCGGAATCGCCGCAGCAGGCACTACCGCATTGACCACATTCCAATCCCCGACGCCTACTGGTTTGGAAAG GTGGCACCAGAGACCTATGGAGTGATGAAATGGATCAGGTCACTGCCCTTCGTGCAGTCTGCCAGCCTCCACGGAGGGGAGCTGGTGGTCTCCTATCCCTTCGACTTCTCTAGACACACTCATGAGGAGAGGATGTTCTCACCCACTCCAGACGAGCAG GTCTTCAAGCAGCTGGCTCGTACCTATGCGGACGCCCATGCCACCATGTCAAATAATGACACGGAGAGGTGTGGAGCCTCCTTTTACCGAACTAGGGGCATCATCAATGGGGCCCTGTGGTACAGTTTTGCTGGTG GCATGTCAGACTTCAACTACCTGCACACTAACTGTCTGGAGATCACTGTGGAGCTCGGCTGTGACAAGTTCCCCTCAGAGGCTGAGCTTTACCCAGAATGGAAGAGGAATAAGGAAGCTCTGCTCAGTTTTCTCGAGTCT GTCCATCGAGGGATAAAGGGAGTAGTTACGGATGTTGATGGCAATGGGATAAAAGGTGCTACTATCTCTGTCAGAGGGATCAGGAAAGCTGTCACCACAG CTGAGGATGGAGACTACTGGCGGCTGCTGAACCCCGGTACTCACATCATGACAGCCACAGCCAAGGGTTATTCCAGGGTCAGTAAGAGGGTTCATCTGCCTCACCATATGATAAAGCCTGGTCGTGTCGACTTTGTCTTGGAGAAG GTTCCCGTGGAGCCCGATATCGACGACCACCTCTTCCCCACAGTAGACACATGGGATCGATTTGACCCCTACAACCAGTTTGAGCGCTACAGCGAGCCAGACGTACGCGAAGGAGGGATAGAGCGGCAGGAGAAGCCCTGGTGGTGGAACTACTTCTCCCAATCTGGCATCTCACCTCCACACTGGCTGCTGCGAAATGTCTAG
- the gpr78a gene encoding G-protein coupled receptor 26, which produces MSVPEFLLEVSIVVIAVVSLLTNSSVLLCFTQSAELRSHVPGLFILNLSFSNILLAIINMPATFLGVAKGEKPLGDWFCQAVSFAETFLTTNAMLSMAALSMDRWIAVVFPLSYSSKMRHRDAFLMVAYSWLHSLTFSLTQLLMDWGGYSPTYASCTVHLDAGGRSPLAAYATFTALFHLSSFALCLLVLCFAYLKVLRVARSHCKRIDVITVQTLLLLVDIHPSVKERCLAEQKKRRQRATKKICVFIGSFILCFSPYVITRLVELLPSVHIPRYLGIATKCLSYAKASSDPFVYCLLRQQYRKVLVSVISRLLRKDQYLLSAHSTSSTLDTTDDNCVARIT; this is translated from the exons ATGAGCGTACCGGAATTCCTACTGGAAGTGTCCATTGTGGTGATAGCCGTTGTCTCGTTGTTGACCAATTCGTCCGTGCTGCTATGTTTCACCCAGAGCGCCGAGTTGAGATCCCATGTGCCCGGACTCTTCATCCTGAACCTCTCCTTCTCCAACATCCTCCTCGCTATCATCAACATGCCCGCCACTTTTCTCGGGGTGGCCAAAGGCGAGAAGCCCCTCGGGGACTGGTTCTGTCAGGCCGTCAGCTTTGCTGAGACTTTTCTCACCACTAATGCCATGCTGAGCATGGCCGCGCTGAGCATGGACAGGTGGATAGCGGTGGTGTTTCCCCTGAGTTACTCCAGCAAGATGCGCCACAGAGACGCGTTTCTGATGGTGGCCTACTCGTGGCTGCACTCTCTCACCTTTTCCCTGACCCAGCTGCTGATGGACTGGGGGGGATACAGCCCCACTTACGCCTCGTGTACCGTTCACCTGGACGCGGGGGGGAGGTCGCCGCTGGCCGCCTACGCGACCTTCACGGCGCTGTTCCACCTCAGCAGCTTTGCGCTCTGCCTCCTGGTCCTGTGCTTCGCCTACCTGAAGGTTCTGCGAGTGGCCCGGTCCCACTGCAAGAGGATCGATGTCATCACGGTGCAGACGCTGCTTCTGCTGGTCGATATTCACCCCAG TGTGAAGGAGAGATGTCTGGcagaacagaagaagaggaggcagcGCGCCACTAAAAAGATTTGCGTCTTCATCGGCTCGTTCATCCTCTGCTTTTCACCCTATGTTATAACAAG GTTGGTGGAGTTGTTGCCCTCCGTGCACATCCCCCGGTATTTGGGCATTGCCACCAAATGTCTGTCCTACGCCAAGGCTTCCAGCGACCCGTTCGTCTACTGTCTGCTGCGGCAGCAGTACCGGAAGGTCCTGGTCAGTGTTATCAGCCGGCTCCTGAGGAAGGACCAGTACTTGCTGTCCGCCCACAGCACAAGCAGCACGTTGGACACCACAGATGACAACTGCGTCGCCAGGATCACCTGA